The DNA segment GACGCAGCAGATTGTCAAGCGCGCCAAGGAATACGACAGCGACACCATCCCGGGCGACTATGCCACGCTGGCCACGCCGTGCCCGCAGTGCGGCAGCCAGGTCAAGGAGAACTACCGCCGCTTTGCCTGCACCGCGTGCGAGTTCTCGATCAGCAAGATCCCGGGTGGGCGACAGTTCGAGATCGACGAAGTCGAAGAACTGCTGCTGAAGAAGGAAATCGGTCCGCTGCAGGGTTTCCGCAGCAAGATGGGCCGGCCGTTTGCCGCCATCCTGAAGCTGGGCAAGGACGACGAAGGCCACTACAAGATGGAATTCGACTTCGGCCAGAATGACGACGACAACGACGGCGAGCCGGTCGATTTCACCGGCCAGGAAGCGGTTGGCGCTTGTCCCAAGTGCGGTGGCTCGGTCTACGAGCACGGCATGAAGTACGTGTGCGAGAACAGCGTGGCCGTGCCCAAGAGCTGCGACTTCACCACGGGCAAGATCATCCTGCAGCAGGAGATCTCGCGCGAGCAGATCGGCAAGCTGCTGGGCGCGGGCCGCACGGATCTGCTGACCGGTTTCAAGTCATCGCGCACGGGGCGCAACTTCAAGGCCTTCCTGGCCAAGCAGCCGGACGGCAAGATCGGCTTCGAGTTCGAGGCACGCGAGCCCAAGGCGGGCGCCAAGACGGCGGCCAAGGGCGCTGCGGCCAAGACCGCGTCCGCCAAGGCTGGCGACGACGATCAGGCTGCCGAAACGGTGAGCAAGGCCAAGGCGCCGGCCAAGAAGGTGGCGGCCAAGAAGGCTCCCGCTGCCAAGAAGGCCCCCGCAGCGAAGAAAGCCGCGGCCAAGACGCCAGCGGCCAAGCGCGCTACCGGCAAGTCCCGCGCCGACGACGAAGCCACGGCCGACGCCGAGGAAGAGTGAGTTGCTCGCGGAGCCGGCGTCCTGCTGGCTCCGCGCTTCCCTTCCCCCTTCAGTAGCCCTCGATCCTGCGTTCCCCTTATTGGTTGTCGCTGCGGATCTTGCCCTCTTCGAGCAGGAAATCGATAAAGGCGCGGACCTTGGTCGGCAGGAACTTGCGGCTGGGATAGACCACGCTGACATCGCGCTTCGGCAGTCGGTATTGCTGGAGGATGTGCGTCAACCGCCCCGCTTCGATATTCGGCCGCGCCAGATAGGCAGACAGCATCGCCACACCCATGTCGGCCAGCGCCGCCTGGTGCGCCAACTCGGCATTGCTGCACAGCAGGCCCGGGCGGATCGGTACCGTTACCTCGCCCTCCGGGCCCGACAGCGTCCATTCGTGCTCAGCTGTGGGGATGCGCATCGCGATGCAGCGGTGGTTGGTCAGTTCGTGCGCCTGGCGCAGCGGCGGGTGCTGGCGCAGGTAGCCTGGCGAGGCGCACAGGATGATCTCTGCCGAGATCAGCGGGCGCGCCACCAGGTGCGAGCCCAGCCCCAGGTCGGACAACACCACGCCTACGTCGCGCCCCTCTTCGACGATATCGACGATACGGTCCGATAACAGCACGTCGAACACCACCTCGGGATACAGGGCCTGGAAACGTGCCAGCGTGGCGGGCAGCAGGTGCAGGCCGAACATCACCGGCGCCACCAGCCGCAATGTGCCCGAGAGCGACTGGCTGCGCGCCGTCACCACCGATTCGGCCTCCTCCACATCTTCCAGGATCTGCTGGCAACGCTGCAGGTAGGTCTCCCCGGCGTCGGTCAGCGACAGGCTGCGGGTGGTGCGGTTCAGCAACCGCGTGCCAAGGTGGCTCTCCAGGTCGGCTACGTAGCGCGTGACCACGGCATTGGACATTTCCAATTGTTGCGCCGCACGAGCAAAGCTGCCCAGTTCAACCACTTTGGAAAAGACGCGCATCGATTGCAACCGGTCCATGACATAGTCTCCAGTCTTGCCCGCGAACTTTTACGGAAAGTGCGCCATTTATTGTTAAAACTACAACTAATCATTGTCGGAGGCAATCTTTATTCATATCAGGGAAATGCCTAATATGACGCCATCGGATGCCGCATTGCAGCGAAGGCTGCTGAGAAAACCAGGTGTCCCGCCTGTGGAAAGGATTCAATCATGAAAAGCCAACGTTTCGCCCTGATCGCCGCTGCCACCACGCTCGCAGCCGCCCTGACTGCCGCCCCCGCCTTTGCCAAGGCCGGCAAGTTCGACCCATACACCGATGGCGCCCGCGCCACCCAGACCTCGGTCTACAGCAACGGCGGCCGCGCCGGCAAGTTCGACAGCTTCACCGACGGCGCCCGTGCCGGCAAGTTCGACGCGTTCACGGACGGTGCCCGCGTTGGCAAGTTCGACCCGTACACCGACGGCGCTAAGGCCGGCAAGTTCGACGTATTCAGCGACGGCGCTGCCGCCCTGTAATTCAGGCGCCCTGTCGGCGGGAACCACGTCCCAAAGTGGTTCCACCCCTTTCGGCTGATCTCCACAGGCCGACGGGGAGGGTGCGAAAGCGCCTTCTCCGTACTAACTGGAGGACACGCCCGTACCGCGCCGGTACGGGCGTGTTTGCTTTTAGGGCACCGCGTTGTTGTACACGCTTACGGGTGTCGAGTGATGCATGATACCCCCGGCGAGGTTTTCGGGCCGCGGCGGCATAAATCACGGCACAAAAAAACGGGCCAGTCATGGCCCGTTCTTGTTGCCGGCATCGCAGTCCGGCCGCCGGCGGGCGGGGGATGATCCCCGCCTGCGCCAGGCAGATCAGTCGTCGTGATGGTGGTGGCCACGGCCGTGCTTGCGCTTGTAGCCGCTGCGGTAGTAGCGGTCGTCGCGGTAGCCGCGGCCGCGTTCGTCAGCGTAGGAGTTGCTGCGCGAGACGTTGCCGCCCAGCGCCGCGCCTGCACCGCCGCCAACCGCTGCACCCAGCAGGCCGCCGGTGCGCCCACCCATGGCGTTGCCCGCTGCCGTGCCCGCGCCGCCGCCCAGCGCGCCGCCGATGATGGCGCCAGTGCGCTCGCGGCGGTTGGACGTAACCGCGCCGCCTGCGCCGCCGCCAACCGCGCCGCCGATCACCGCACCGGTCGAGCCGCCAAGCGCGCCGCCAACCGCCGCGCCAGCGACACCGCCGAGTGCGCCGCCGAGGGCATTATTCATATCGCCCGCAAACACCGGCAGCGCGGATGCCGCCAGGGCGATGGCCAGGGTGAAACTGCGAACGGGATGCCGAGACATGTTCTTCTTCCTTGGGTTGAGCAACTGTGGCGCAAGTGTAGAGATGTAGCCGCGAGCTTGCTGTAACCACGTGTAAGACCCTGTAACCGCTGCAGAAACGTAAAAGGGCCGCCAGAATTGGCGGCCCGTTCTTTAACGGCGTGAAGCGCGGAGTTACTACGGCGTTAGGACTGTTGTGCAGCTACGCGCACACGCATCCGCCCTAAGCGAACCCCGCGTGCCACGTGCAGATCAACAACATTTTCCCTGCCCGCCGCCGTAGCGGGCCTCCTGCCGTTCGCGAAAGAACGCCTCGTAGGTCATGGGCTCGCGCTCGGGGTGGGTGGCCTCCATGTGCGCCACATAGGTCTGGTAGTCCGGCAAACCCACCATCAGGCGCAGGGACTGGCCCAGATAGCGTCCCATGGTTCCAAGTTGCTCGAGCATGATGGATCTCCTGTTTCCAAATCCAAATCCAAATCCAATCCGGATATCGGGTCGGCGCTGGCCGGTGGCCAGCGCACGCACTCAATGCTGCGCCGAAGCCGAAGCCGGCATCGGTTCGAACGGCGTTTCGCGGTCGGTTGGCCGGTTCTCCGCGCGTGCCTTCATCGCGGTCTTGAAGCCGTAGAACACGATCGACAGCACCACGAACATGAACAGCGCGCACAGCCCGGCATCCAGATAGTCATTGAAGACGATGCGGTGCATCTGCTCCATCGACTTGGCCGGGGCCAGCACCTTGCCCTGGGCGATGGCGTCGCTGAATTTGGCCGCGTGGGTCAGGAAGCTGACCTTGGGATCGGCGTCGAACAGCTTTTGCCAGCCGGCGGTCAGCGTGCAGATCAGCAGCCAGATGGTGGGCACCAGGGTGACCCAGGCGTACTGCCCGCGCTTCATCTTGACCAGCACGCAAGTGCCGAGCACCAGCGCCACCGCAGCCAGCATCTGGTTGGAGATGCCGAACAGCGGCCACAGCGTGTTGATGCCGCCAAGCGGGTCAACCACGCCCTGGTACAGGAAGTAGCCCCAGAACGATACGGTCAGCGCGGTGGCGATCAGGTTGGCCGGCAGCGAGTCGGTGCGGCGGAACGAGGGCACGAAGCTGCCCAGCAGGTCCTGCAGCATGAAGCGCCCGGCGCGGGTACCCGCGTCCACCGCGGTCAGGATGAACAGCGCTTCGAACAGGATGGCAAAGTGGTACCAGAAGGCCATCATGGCCTGGCCGCCCACCACCTGATGCAGGATGTGGGCAATCCCCACCGCCAGCGTCGGTGCGCCGCCGGCGCGCGAGATGATGGAGTTCTCGCCAACGTCCTTGGCGGTCTGGATCAGCACATCCGGCGTGATCACGAAGCCCCAGCCTGACACCACCTGTGCCACCGACTCCGGCGAGGTGCCGATCACGGCTGCCGGGCTGTTCATGGCGAAGTACACACCCGGCTCGATCACCGAGGCCGCGACCAGCGCCATGATGGCCACGAACGATTCGGCCAGCATCGCGCCGTAACCGATAAAGCGCATATGCGCTTCGCTCTCAAGCAGCTTGGGCGTGGTGCCCGAGGAGATCAGCGCGTGGAAGCCCGACACCGCGCCGCAGGCGATGGTGATGAAGAGGAACGGGAACAGGTTGCCCGACCACACCGGGCCGCCGCCCTTGGCGAACTGGGTGAACGCCGGCATCTTCAGCTCCGGCGCCACGATCAGGATGCCGATGGCCAGCGCGATGATGGTGCCGATCTTCAAAAAAGTGGAGAGATAGTCGCGCGGGGCCAACAGCAGCCACACTGGCAGCACGGCGGCGATAAAGCCGTAGATGATCAGCATCCACGTCAGTGCCTTGCCGTCGTAGGTAAACAGCGGCGCGAGCACAGCGCTCTCATGTACGTACTGGCCACCGATGATGGCCAGCATCAGCAGCACGAAGCCGATCACCGACACCTCGCCGATGCGGCCCGGGCGGATGTAGCGCGTGTAGATGCCCATGAAAAGGGCGATAGGAATCGTCACCCCCACCGTGAACGTGCCCCAGGGCGAGCCCGCCAGCGCCTTCACCACGATCAGCGCCAGCACCGCCAGGATGATGATCATGATCATGAAGCAGCCGAACAGCGCGATCATGCCCGGCACCGTGCCCATCTCGGACTTGATCAGGTCACCCAGCGAGCGGCCGTCGCGGCGCGTGGAGATGAACAGCACCATGAAGTCCTGCACCGCCCCGGCAAACACCACGCCCGCCAGGATCCACAGCATGCCGGGCATATAGCCCATCTGCGCGGCCAGCACGGGACCCA comes from the Cupriavidus basilensis genome and includes:
- a CDS encoding LysR family transcriptional regulator, producing the protein MDRLQSMRVFSKVVELGSFARAAQQLEMSNAVVTRYVADLESHLGTRLLNRTTRSLSLTDAGETYLQRCQQILEDVEEAESVVTARSQSLSGTLRLVAPVMFGLHLLPATLARFQALYPEVVFDVLLSDRIVDIVEEGRDVGVVLSDLGLGSHLVARPLISAEIILCASPGYLRQHPPLRQAHELTNHRCIAMRIPTAEHEWTLSGPEGEVTVPIRPGLLCSNAELAHQAALADMGVAMLSAYLARPNIEAGRLTHILQQYRLPKRDVSVVYPSRKFLPTKVRAFIDFLLEEGKIRSDNQ
- a CDS encoding YbdD/YjiX family protein gives rise to the protein MLEQLGTMGRYLGQSLRLMVGLPDYQTYVAHMEATHPEREPMTYEAFFRERQEARYGGGQGKCC
- a CDS encoding carbon starvation CstA family protein, whose protein sequence is MNRIGQHLVWLAVAILGAFAFATVALSRGEAVSALWIVVAAICIYLIAYRYYSKFIAEKVMQLDPKRMTPAWRHNDGLDYVPTNKAVLFGHHFAAIAGAGPLVGPVLAAQMGYMPGMLWILAGVVFAGAVQDFMVLFISTRRDGRSLGDLIKSEMGTVPGMIALFGCFMIMIIILAVLALIVVKALAGSPWGTFTVGVTIPIALFMGIYTRYIRPGRIGEVSVIGFVLLMLAIIGGQYVHESAVLAPLFTYDGKALTWMLIIYGFIAAVLPVWLLLAPRDYLSTFLKIGTIIALAIGILIVAPELKMPAFTQFAKGGGPVWSGNLFPFLFITIACGAVSGFHALISSGTTPKLLESEAHMRFIGYGAMLAESFVAIMALVAASVIEPGVYFAMNSPAAVIGTSPESVAQVVSGWGFVITPDVLIQTAKDVGENSIISRAGGAPTLAVGIAHILHQVVGGQAMMAFWYHFAILFEALFILTAVDAGTRAGRFMLQDLLGSFVPSFRRTDSLPANLIATALTVSFWGYFLYQGVVDPLGGINTLWPLFGISNQMLAAVALVLGTCVLVKMKRGQYAWVTLVPTIWLLICTLTAGWQKLFDADPKVSFLTHAAKFSDAIAQGKVLAPAKSMEQMHRIVFNDYLDAGLCALFMFVVLSIVFYGFKTAMKARAENRPTDRETPFEPMPASASAQH